In Allocoprobacillus halotolerans, a genomic segment contains:
- a CDS encoding substrate-binding domain-containing protein encodes MDYENLKECSIVLDFDLVLKQALTYLKKLGHQKIGYLGGIEYLDDGKPYDDIRKQAFLKYADAYHLDYQDYILEGEFTSESGYAMMVHMIQSQHLPTAIFAASDPIAIGAMKALNDYGYQIPQDISIIGFDNIDASNYTYPPLTTFYAPSFDMGHFGAKLLHQAIKDHTKLLPMRIQLPCYLVERESCQKLKKND; translated from the coding sequence ATGGATTATGAAAATTTAAAAGAATGTTCGATTGTTTTAGATTTTGATCTTGTTTTAAAACAAGCTTTAACTTATTTAAAAAAACTAGGTCATCAAAAAATAGGCTATTTAGGAGGTATTGAATATCTTGATGATGGTAAGCCTTATGATGATATTCGTAAACAAGCTTTTCTAAAGTATGCAGATGCTTATCATTTAGATTATCAAGATTATATTCTAGAAGGAGAATTCACGAGTGAATCAGGTTATGCAATGATGGTTCATATGATTCAATCACAACATTTACCAACAGCTATCTTTGCAGCAAGTGATCCCATTGCGATAGGAGCTATGAAAGCTTTAAATGATTATGGTTATCAGATTCCTCAAGATATATCTATTATTGGCTTTGATAATATTGATGCCAGCAATTATACATATCCCCCATTAACAACTTTCTATGCTCCATCATTTGACATGGGACATTTTGGCGCAAAACTTTTACACCAAGCCATTAAAGATCATACAAAATTATTACCCATGCGTATTCAACTCCCTTGTTATTTAGTAGAAAGAGAATCATGTCAAAAACTCAAAAAAAACGATTAG
- a CDS encoding LacI family DNA-binding transcriptional regulator, with the protein MATLKDVAQMAQVSIATVSRILNNDPTLSVPEQTRENVLAAAKMLQYQKKKKKDLHIHVCLIQWYSLQQEIHDPYYLTLRHGVEDYCTKNGIILKRIFKDDVDIEKSLKGIDGIICLGKFSKSHIETLKNIMMQLFYWIWIMKI; encoded by the coding sequence ATGGCCACTTTAAAAGATGTTGCCCAGATGGCACAAGTTTCTATTGCGACTGTTTCACGTATTTTAAATAATGATCCGACTTTAAGTGTTCCAGAACAAACACGAGAAAATGTCCTAGCTGCCGCAAAAATGCTTCAATATCAAAAAAAGAAGAAAAAAGATTTACATATTCACGTGTGCTTAATTCAATGGTATTCTTTACAACAAGAAATTCATGATCCCTACTATTTAACTTTACGTCATGGAGTAGAGGATTATTGTACAAAAAATGGTATTATTCTCAAACGTATTTTTAAAGATGATGTTGATATTGAAAAATCATTAAAAGGTATTGATGGTATTATCTGTTTAGGCAAATTTAGTAAAAGCCATATTGAGACTTTAAAAAATATAATGATGCAATTATTTTATTGGATATGGATTATGAAAATTTAA
- a CDS encoding UDP-glucose--hexose-1-phosphate uridylyltransferase, giving the protein MNTAINELIQYGLDCHLIQEDDVDYAVNLLMDLLQMNDFHKEEIISNRKECTPILEKMLNYAVEQGIIEDSIVEKDLFDTRLMNCLMPRPSEVVKTFHEHYLHSPQAATNYFYNLSTYSHYIRKDRTDLNIQFQKYYKYGNIDITINLSKPEKDPKDIAKAKLIKTSGYPKCLLCKENVGFSGDFQLPARQNHRIIPIDLNGAKYYLQYSPYVYYNEHCIVFNEEHISMVINEQTFQHLLSFVEQFPHYMLGSNADLPIVGGSILTHDHFQGGCYEFPIESADVVKTFYFATYPHMKIEILKWPLSTIRVTSANKDEIVRFASQTLQAWKHYSHPSLDIVSHTAETPHNTITPIARMKNQQYQMDLVLRNNRTSEKYPDGIFHPHQNLHHIKKKILV; this is encoded by the coding sequence ATGAATACAGCAATTAATGAATTGATTCAATATGGTTTGGATTGTCATCTTATTCAAGAAGATGATGTAGATTATGCAGTGAATTTACTAATGGATTTGCTACAAATGAATGATTTTCATAAAGAAGAGATCATATCCAACAGAAAAGAGTGTACACCGATATTGGAGAAAATGTTAAATTATGCAGTTGAACAAGGAATAATAGAAGATAGTATTGTAGAAAAAGACTTGTTTGATACGCGTTTAATGAATTGTTTAATGCCTAGACCGAGTGAAGTTGTGAAGACTTTCCATGAACATTATCTTCATTCACCACAGGCAGCAACGAATTATTTTTATAATCTTTCGACATATTCACACTATATACGTAAAGATCGAACAGATTTAAATATTCAATTTCAAAAATATTATAAATATGGCAATATTGATATAACGATTAATTTATCAAAACCAGAAAAAGATCCTAAGGACATCGCAAAAGCAAAACTTATCAAAACAAGTGGTTATCCAAAATGTTTATTATGTAAAGAAAATGTCGGCTTTAGTGGTGATTTTCAGCTTCCTGCCAGACAAAATCATCGTATTATTCCCATTGATTTAAATGGTGCTAAATATTACTTACAATATTCACCATATGTTTATTACAATGAACATTGTATTGTCTTTAATGAAGAACATATATCAATGGTCATCAATGAACAGACATTTCAACACTTGCTGTCATTTGTTGAACAGTTCCCTCACTATATGTTAGGTTCGAATGCTGATTTGCCTATTGTTGGTGGATCGATATTAACGCATGACCATTTTCAAGGAGGTTGTTATGAATTTCCAATAGAAAGTGCTGATGTTGTCAAAACATTTTATTTTGCTACTTATCCACATATGAAAATTGAAATATTAAAATGGCCACTTTCAACAATCAGAGTGACTTCAGCCAATAAAGATGAAATTGTACGTTTTGCCTCGCAGACATTACAGGCATGGAAACACTATTCACATCCTTCTTTAGATATTGTTTCACACACAGCTGAGACACCCCATAATACAATTACACCTATTGCGAGAATGAAAAATCAGCAATATCAAATGGATTTAGTATTAAGAAATAATCGTACCAGCGAAAAATATCCAGATGGTATTTTCCATCCCCATCAAAATCTACATCATATAAAAAAGAAAATATTGGTTTAA
- a CDS encoding aldose epimerase family protein yields MIEVIQHIDDQIDLISMKNDQLEIVVSNYGCTIIKVMMRDRYGQIDDVVLGYDDFTQYQTLDAYLGALVGRVANRIKGGRFTLNGQDYHLAVNNGPNHLHGGLKGFSYQIFDYIIKDDSILEFHYLSKDGEEGYPGDLDLTVTYTLKADTLTVHYYATSSKDTLINITNHSYFNLSGHQENINQHTLQIHASHFACVDGDGLTTGQIKDVTNTAFDFRQPALIGERVNQNDEQLLLAKGFDHPFIFDVSKQQVILTHQVTGRQLIVSTTLPQAQIYTANYLDGRLGKNQHRYDARDAICIETQNMPDAIHLEDNPTTILRKGETYDETTSYQFKVMK; encoded by the coding sequence ATGATTGAAGTCATTCAACACATTGATGATCAAATTGATTTGATATCGATGAAAAATGATCAATTAGAAATTGTTGTGTCTAACTATGGTTGTACAATTATTAAAGTGATGATGCGTGATCGTTATGGACAAATTGATGATGTTGTATTGGGTTATGATGATTTTACACAATATCAAACATTGGATGCATATTTAGGAGCATTGGTTGGACGTGTAGCGAATCGTATTAAAGGTGGACGATTTACATTAAATGGACAAGATTATCATTTGGCAGTTAATAATGGACCGAATCATCTTCATGGTGGTTTGAAAGGGTTTAGTTATCAAATCTTTGATTATATAATAAAGGATGATAGTATTTTAGAATTTCATTATTTATCAAAAGATGGGGAAGAAGGATATCCTGGTGATTTAGATTTAACAGTCACATATACATTAAAAGCAGATACATTGACTGTTCATTATTATGCGACTTCATCAAAAGATACATTGATTAATATCACAAATCATTCTTATTTCAATTTATCAGGACATCAAGAAAATATTAATCAGCATACTTTACAGATTCATGCCTCTCATTTTGCATGTGTAGATGGTGATGGTTTAACAACTGGTCAGATCAAAGATGTCACAAATACAGCATTTGATTTTAGACAACCAGCTTTGATTGGAGAAAGAGTCAATCAAAACGATGAACAATTATTACTAGCAAAAGGTTTTGATCATCCCTTTATTTTTGATGTTTCAAAGCAACAGGTTATCTTAACGCATCAAGTAACTGGACGCCAATTGATTGTTTCAACAACATTACCACAGGCACAAATTTATACAGCTAATTATTTAGATGGTAGATTAGGTAAAAATCAACATCGTTATGATGCCAGAGATGCGATTTGTATTGAAACACAAAATATGCCAGATGCTATTCATTTGGAAGACAATCCAACAACAATCTTAAGAAAAGGAGAAACATATGATGAAACGACATCATATCAGTTTAAAGTGATGAAATAA
- a CDS encoding galactokinase: MYSTPGRSEVCGNHTDHQHGEVLAAAINLDMIAVVAKEENTIKILSDDYDIQAIDIHDLALREDEKETSEGLIRGILARFEQLGYHMGGFVGYMTSDVLQGSGLSSSAAFEVMIGTILSGMYNNMTLDPVEIAKIGQYSENVYFGKPCGLMDQCACSVGSLIHIDFQDNENPIVEKISVDFPRFHHSLCIVDVHASHADLTEDYASIPQELKEVNHFFHQEYLRDVDEKDFYAKLNELREKVSDRALLRAIHVFNENKRVQGAVQALKDGDFETFKAMVKASGESSFQYLQNIYSNHYVDQQAVSLALALSQDILDHHGVCRVHGGGFAGTIQAFVEDDYVDIYQQEIEKYFGQGSCHILKVRKYGGMKVID; the protein is encoded by the coding sequence ATTTATAGTACACCAGGAAGAAGTGAGGTTTGTGGTAACCATACTGATCATCAACATGGAGAAGTATTGGCGGCTGCAATTAATTTGGATATGATTGCTGTGGTAGCAAAAGAAGAAAATACAATTAAAATCTTATCTGACGACTATGATATTCAAGCTATTGATATTCATGATTTAGCGTTAAGAGAGGATGAAAAAGAAACATCTGAAGGTCTTATTCGTGGAATTCTTGCTCGATTTGAACAACTTGGTTATCATATGGGTGGTTTTGTAGGTTATATGACGAGTGATGTTTTACAAGGTTCTGGTTTATCATCTTCTGCAGCTTTTGAAGTTATGATTGGAACAATTTTGTCTGGTATGTATAATAACATGACTCTTGATCCTGTAGAGATTGCAAAAATAGGACAATACAGTGAAAATGTATATTTTGGAAAACCATGTGGATTAATGGATCAATGTGCATGTTCTGTAGGAAGTTTAATTCATATTGATTTTCAAGATAATGAGAATCCAATAGTAGAAAAGATTTCTGTTGATTTTCCTCGTTTTCATCATAGTTTGTGCATTGTGGATGTTCATGCTTCACATGCTGACTTAACTGAAGACTATGCCTCTATTCCTCAAGAATTAAAAGAAGTCAACCATTTTTTCCATCAGGAATATTTAAGGGATGTTGATGAAAAAGATTTTTATGCAAAATTGAATGAATTAAGAGAAAAAGTTTCTGATCGTGCACTTTTACGAGCTATTCATGTATTCAATGAAAATAAACGTGTACAAGGGGCTGTTCAAGCATTGAAAGATGGAGATTTTGAAACATTTAAAGCAATGGTTAAAGCCTCAGGAGAAAGTTCTTTCCAATATCTTCAAAATATATATTCAAATCATTATGTTGATCAACAAGCTGTTTCATTAGCTTTAGCTTTATCACAAGATATATTGGATCATCATGGTGTCTGTCGTGTTCATGGTGGTGGTTTTGCAGGTACTATTCAGGCATTTGTAGAAGATGATTATGTTGATATTTATCAACAGGAAATTGAAAAATACTTTGGTCAGGGAAGCTGTCATATTTTGAAAGTTAGAAAATATGGTGGTATGAAAGTGATCGATTAA
- a CDS encoding helix-turn-helix transcriptional regulator yields the protein MYKLLEPYAKLVGFLGEALGDNVEVALHDLTSKEQEIVAIANSHISGREIGAKLSNLSIHYLKTKQYKDHDYVMNYKTTGSDGKLLRSATYFIKEDGHELPIGMLCINVNISDYEYIETTLKRILGIKERKDVEFKLDNPIEILSSPLDEMIDKYIKECLEQMGFPSYFLVERLNVEEKIKVVKYLQEKGTFKVKGAIVLVAEKLAVSEPTIYRYLKKM from the coding sequence ATGTATAAATTATTAGAACCCTATGCAAAGTTAGTTGGATTTTTAGGAGAGGCTTTAGGTGATAATGTTGAAGTAGCACTTCATGATCTCACTTCCAAAGAGCAGGAAATCGTTGCCATTGCAAATAGTCATATTTCAGGGAGAGAAATTGGTGCGAAGTTATCTAACTTATCCATTCATTATCTCAAAACAAAGCAATATAAAGATCACGATTATGTCATGAATTATAAGACAACAGGAAGTGATGGGAAATTGCTGCGTTCAGCAACCTACTTTATTAAAGAAGATGGACATGAACTTCCAATTGGGATGCTTTGTATCAATGTCAATATTTCTGATTATGAATATATTGAAACGACTTTAAAGAGAATTTTAGGGATTAAAGAACGTAAAGATGTAGAATTTAAATTGGATAATCCTATTGAAATTTTATCATCACCATTGGATGAAATGATTGATAAATATATTAAAGAATGCCTAGAACAAATGGGATTCCCAAGTTATTTTCTCGTTGAAAGATTGAATGTTGAAGAAAAAATAAAAGTGGTGAAATACTTACAAGAAAAAGGAACGTTTAAAGTCAAGGGGGCAATTGTGCTTGTGGCTGAAAAACTCGCTGTAAGTGAACCCACAATTTATCGTTATTTAAAGAAAATGTAA
- a CDS encoding DRTGG domain-containing protein, which translates to MKDIVFVSGHKNPDSDSICSAIAYADYLFRIGRYNAVPVRLGDINKETEYILKRFHTEIPVLLKTVKQTVEDLEYDKVTVFSKELTLKTAWSLMKQQNLKSAPVLDDHSQLLGLLSTSNIIEGYMDQWDSQILKEANTPIENVIDTLDASILYLDKQLKTIKGEIHIAAMTGEEASKRVHENDVVIVGGDRDEAIEQLMNAHISLVILTGSLTISKELLNHCIEAHISVISTPFNTFMASQQIIQAVPVEYVMQKGGLTTFSTDDTVDYVKEVMSETRYRSYPVIDFMGRVVGSISRYQVLNGMKKKLFR; encoded by the coding sequence ATGAAAGATATCGTTTTTGTCAGTGGGCATAAAAATCCGGATAGTGATTCTATTTGTAGTGCGATTGCTTATGCTGATTATTTATTTAGAATTGGACGTTATAACGCTGTTCCAGTTAGATTAGGTGATATTAATAAAGAAACGGAATATATTTTAAAAAGATTTCATACTGAAATTCCTGTTTTATTAAAAACAGTTAAACAAACAGTAGAGGATTTAGAATATGACAAAGTGACTGTTTTTTCTAAAGAATTGACTTTAAAAACAGCGTGGTCACTAATGAAACAACAAAACTTAAAGAGTGCACCTGTTTTAGATGATCATAGTCAATTATTAGGCTTATTATCAACGTCTAATATTATTGAAGGATATATGGATCAATGGGATAGTCAAATTCTAAAAGAAGCGAATACACCAATTGAAAACGTGATTGATACTTTAGATGCAAGTATTTTGTATTTGGATAAACAATTAAAAACAATTAAAGGTGAAATTCATATTGCAGCCATGACTGGTGAAGAAGCCAGCAAACGTGTACATGAAAATGATGTAGTGATTGTTGGTGGAGATCGAGATGAAGCGATTGAACAATTAATGAATGCTCATATTTCATTAGTCATTTTAACAGGTTCATTAACGATTTCTAAAGAATTATTAAATCATTGTATAGAAGCTCATATCAGTGTGATTTCTACACCATTTAATACTTTTATGGCTTCACAACAGATTATTCAGGCTGTACCAGTTGAATATGTTATGCAAAAAGGTGGTTTAACAACGTTCTCAACTGATGATACTGTTGATTATGTTAAAGAGGTTATGAGCGAAACACGTTACCGTAGTTATCCTGTGATTGATTTTATGGGACGTGTCGTGGGATCAATTTCACGTTATCAGGTCTTAAATGGAATGAAGAAAAAGTTATTCAGGTAG
- a CDS encoding manganese-dependent inorganic pyrophosphatase codes for MDGIEEAEILEIVDHHRVADIQTIGPVLFRAEPVGCTATIVAKCYKESGIEIPKDMAGLMLGAIISDTLLFKSPTCTPTDTKIARELAEIAEVDIKEFGMSMFKAGTSLVGKTVEEIFNQDYKKFAFGDLSAGVAQVNTMDIEGFAPYKKDMLAYMEKVAKDNHMEFAMLLLTDVINATSEVLVAGPRKDYVETAFHVELVDQQASLPGVISRKKQVVPVITEVLTQ; via the coding sequence ATTGATGGTATTGAAGAAGCTGAAATCTTAGAAATTGTAGACCATCATAGAGTAGCTGATATTCAAACGATTGGACCAGTGTTATTTAGAGCGGAACCAGTAGGATGTACGGCTACCATTGTTGCGAAATGTTATAAAGAATCTGGTATTGAAATTCCTAAAGATATGGCGGGGTTAATGTTAGGGGCTATTATTAGTGATACACTATTATTTAAATCTCCTACATGTACACCAACAGATACAAAAATCGCAAGAGAGTTGGCAGAAATTGCTGAGGTTGATATTAAAGAATTTGGTATGAGCATGTTTAAAGCTGGAACTTCTCTTGTTGGAAAAACAGTGGAAGAAATCTTCAATCAAGATTATAAGAAATTCGCATTTGGTGATTTATCTGCTGGTGTGGCTCAAGTCAATACAATGGATATTGAAGGGTTTGCCCCATATAAGAAAGATATGTTGGCTTATATGGAAAAAGTGGCTAAAGATAACCATATGGAATTTGCAATGTTGTTGTTGACAGATGTTATTAATGCGACAAGTGAAGTGTTAGTTGCAGGACCACGTAAAGATTATGTGGAAACAGCTTTCCATGTTGAACTTGTTGATCAACAAGCAAGTTTACCAGGTGTTATTTCAAGAAAGAAACAAGTTGTACCAGTGATTACAGAAGTTTTAACACAATAA
- a CDS encoding Cof-type HAD-IIB family hydrolase — translation MDGTLLSHHSQSVPESTKLALKILKEKGIYTFIATGRHISEIKDLPLENLEFEGYITLNGQYCYNRDGVIYALPIHQQDIQQVLNLIEEKPFPCIFVEDEKMYINYHNQAVEKVQNAISTPLPDLGDLKRGLTHPIYQVIPYDVTVAQEKAILKQMPHCQHTRWHDLAIDIIPREGGKQNGILEILKQYHIKIEETMAFGDGHNDIDMLECVHIGIAMGNANDEVKSHSDDVTDDIDHDGIYNALKKYQII, via the coding sequence ATTGATGGAACCTTATTATCCCATCATAGTCAAAGTGTTCCGGAATCTACTAAGTTAGCATTAAAAATACTGAAAGAAAAAGGAATTTATACTTTTATTGCAACGGGTAGACATATTTCTGAAATCAAAGATTTACCTTTAGAAAATTTAGAATTTGAAGGTTATATTACATTAAATGGACAATATTGTTATAACAGAGATGGTGTGATTTATGCTTTACCAATCCATCAACAAGATATTCAGCAAGTTTTGAATCTTATTGAAGAAAAGCCATTTCCTTGTATTTTTGTTGAAGACGAGAAAATGTATATCAATTATCACAATCAAGCTGTCGAAAAAGTCCAAAACGCCATTTCTACACCATTACCTGATCTTGGTGATTTAAAACGTGGTTTAACACATCCTATCTATCAAGTGATTCCCTATGATGTCACTGTAGCACAGGAAAAGGCTATCTTAAAACAAATGCCCCATTGTCAACATACCCGTTGGCATGATTTAGCCATTGACATTATTCCACGTGAGGGTGGCAAACAAAATGGTATTTTAGAAATCTTAAAACAATACCATATCAAGATTGAAGAAACAATGGCTTTTGGAGATGGGCATAATGATATAGATATGCTAGAATGTGTACATATTGGTATTGCGATGGGCAATGCCAATGATGAAGTCAAAAGCCATAGTGATGATGTGACTGATGATATTGATCATGATGGTATTTACAATGCTTTAAAAAAATATCAAATCATTTAA
- a CDS encoding glycerophosphodiester phosphodiesterase family protein → MKLLAHRGYSAHYPENTMEAFIQAYRRGFDGVETDVHMTKDGKLVLIHDETIDRTSNGSGFIQDYTYKQLQDYSFSYGYPGYYPLPLLEDLLVLIQGKPFVVNIELKTDVIAYPGIEEKVYQLVHELGVEKQIYYSSFSLTSVLKMQKLDPKAYVGYLMEEHYEQKYQELLKHHIRAFHPRYDFLDKQTITTLKRHGIQIASWTIPDFTEYQRLKDLGVDILISNEYLR, encoded by the coding sequence ATGAAATTATTAGCTCATCGTGGATATAGTGCGCATTATCCCGAAAATACAATGGAAGCTTTTATTCAAGCCTATCGAAGAGGTTTTGATGGGGTGGAAACCGATGTTCATATGACTAAAGATGGTAAACTTGTTTTGATTCATGATGAAACCATTGATCGTACCAGTAATGGAAGTGGTTTTATTCAAGATTATACTTATAAACAATTACAGGATTATTCATTTTCTTATGGTTATCCAGGTTATTATCCGTTGCCATTATTGGAAGATTTATTGGTATTGATTCAAGGAAAACCATTTGTTGTGAATATTGAATTAAAGACTGATGTCATTGCTTATCCAGGCATTGAAGAAAAGGTTTATCAGTTAGTTCATGAATTGGGCGTAGAGAAACAGATTTATTATTCTTCGTTTTCTTTAACTTCTGTTTTAAAAATGCAAAAACTTGATCCAAAAGCTTATGTTGGATATTTAATGGAAGAACATTATGAACAAAAATATCAAGAATTATTAAAACATCATATTCGTGCTTTTCATCCCCGTTATGATTTTTTAGATAAACAAACTATCACAACATTAAAAAGACATGGGATTCAAATTGCTTCATGGACAATTCCCGATTTCACTGAATATCAAAGATTAAAAGACTTAGGAGTGGATATACTAATATCAAATGAATATTTGAGGTGA
- a CDS encoding AbrB/MazE/SpoVT family DNA-binding domain-containing protein — protein sequence MKTTGMVRRIDDLGRIVIPKEIRKQLMLKEGESVAFAVEHNHIILTKFSMLYKLSPTIQILLERLYSKYHNTFLLCDKKCIVVCSSDGLAKYQRRDLTKDFLLQLKKNEQQIEVAMDFLVKRKK from the coding sequence ATGAAAACAACTGGAATGGTTAGAAGAATTGATGATTTAGGAAGAATTGTGATTCCTAAAGAAATTAGAAAACAACTGATGTTGAAAGAAGGCGAAAGTGTTGCTTTTGCAGTAGAACACAATCATATTATTTTGACAAAGTTTTCGATGTTATATAAATTAAGTCCAACAATTCAAATCTTATTGGAAAGATTGTATAGCAAGTATCATAATACATTTTTATTATGTGATAAAAAATGTATCGTTGTTTGTTCATCAGATGGTTTGGCTAAATATCAAAGACGTGATTTAACAAAGGATTTTTTGTTGCAGTTAAAGAAAAATGAACAACAAATAGAAGTCGCTATGGATTTTTTGGTAAAGAGGAAAAAGTGA
- a CDS encoding RNA-binding S4 domain-containing protein — translation MRLDKFLKVSRIIKRRTLSKEMSEASRVKVNGKIAKPSTKLKIGDIIEVEFGRSLLTVQVKELKDHVLKDDSHMLYDIIEEKRKEEVTIL, via the coding sequence GTGCGTTTAGATAAATTTTTAAAAGTATCAAGAATTATTAAAAGAAGAACCTTATCTAAGGAAATGAGTGAAGCATCACGTGTGAAAGTGAATGGCAAGATTGCAAAGCCATCAACCAAGCTCAAGATTGGTGATATCATTGAAGTAGAATTTGGGCGTAGTCTTTTGACTGTCCAAGTGAAAGAATTAAAAGATCATGTCTTAAAGGATGATAGTCATATGTTATATGATATTATTGAAGAAAAGAGGAAAGAAGAGGTTACGATTTTGTAG